In the Phaeobacter piscinae genome, GACTCAGTTCCGCGATCTCTGCCTCTCTACCACTTGAGGGACCGGAGCGAACAAACTCCATTGTGGCTGAAGCCTTCTGCAGGGATCTCTTAGCTACGCGAAGCGCAGATTTTTTTTCAGTGAATTCAGATTTCCGCGCGGCTTGCAGCGAGAGTGACTCTCGCAACTGCATCTGAAGGTCCAATTTCACGGCCAGGGTTCTTGAGTCATCGTCCTCTTTTGATCGCGGCGTATTGCACAGCTGGCAATGGCCTATCGGCTTTTCGGTTACCGGTGAGAAGCATGAAGGGCAGAGTTCGAAATCCAAATGACCCAGAGCTAAGAAGGTTTCTGACGCAGCTTCAAAGTCGCGCAGAGATTGTCTCAGGTGGTCAACAAATTGGTCCGCATCTGAAATCTCATATGAAAGCGTCTCAATCTGCTCCTCAAGGTTGCTGACCGTCTTGCGTGCCGCGTTGTAGGATCTCGCTGCGTCCTTCCTGTTTCTCTCAACCTCTGGCAGTCGGCCCTCACTCGCCGTCGTAGCCATCAAGCTTTCGATTACACCGAGAAGAGTTTTCCGCTCTTTCTTTGTTTTCTCCATAGCAAGTTCAATATGCTCAGTGAGAACCTGTTCTCCGTATCCCGATGCAACCGCTACCAAGCTTTTGTATTGTGCGTTCGCGTCGTCATACCTTTTCGATACCTCGCGTAGTTTGAGCTGCTTTTCAAAGAGGTCATATCCGCCGACACCTGATAACAGGTCGCCAACAGCTTGGCGAGTTTGCCAAGTGTCAAAGCTTTCGACCCGAAAAATCCTCTGAACTGGTGTTAGCTGGTCAACATACAGCAAGCGCAAGATTTGATGCATAGTGATGTTGCTTGAGCCGTCGCTGATGGCTTCTGGCAAGCCCATGGCTCTGAACAATATTTGACTAAAACTATACCCTTGTTCCGTGCGTTTGTATGGCTGTGTCTGCCAGCTGTCCTCACCACTTTGAAGCGCGTCCGTCATGCTCCCAAAAAAGATATCCATGGGACGGCCACTTTTTTCAGATCTATCACGGCGAAGCGTCATCTTCCCTGCGGGAGTGGTTATCTCGAGAATAGTCTTTTCTGCACGAGATGCAGACGGCTTCCATTCTCGAAGATCTCCTCCAAGTCCAAAAAAAATAAAGTCGGCAATAGTCGATTTGCCGCCCCCATTCGAGCCATGGATGATGTTCACACCTTCATGGAACTTCTCATCAAACAAAACCGAGCTTCCTCGTGTTACGAGCAAACGATCAATGCGAAGTCTTGCGTTCATTGAACTGGCCCCCTTGCTGGAATTCCGGCCCGTTTGATTAACCCGGACTTACCACTGAAAGGGATTTTGGCGATGTCTTGGGTCAAGAAATTCAATAGTTTCTTCTCTTCATGGCTTTGTTCACCAGCTCTACGAACGAG is a window encoding:
- a CDS encoding AAA family ATPase, with protein sequence MNARLRIDRLLVTRGSSVLFDEKFHEGVNIIHGSNGGGKSTIADFIFFGLGGDLREWKPSASRAEKTILEITTPAGKMTLRRDRSEKSGRPMDIFFGSMTDALQSGEDSWQTQPYKRTEQGYSFSQILFRAMGLPEAISDGSSNITMHQILRLLYVDQLTPVQRIFRVESFDTWQTRQAVGDLLSGVGGYDLFEKQLKLREVSKRYDDANAQYKSLVAVASGYGEQVLTEHIELAMEKTKKERKTLLGVIESLMATTASEGRLPEVERNRKDAARSYNAARKTVSNLEEQIETLSYEISDADQFVDHLRQSLRDFEAASETFLALGHLDFELCPSCFSPVTEKPIGHCQLCNTPRSKEDDDSRTLAVKLDLQMQLRESLSLQAARKSEFTEKKSALRVAKRSLQKASATMEFVRSGPSSGREAEIAELSRKIGFIDSELEGLQKRLEIAAKIKAASTAKDDLKNQLTRLKKEIESIERSQGLRKTKAYSLISKEAKKLLDLDMAEHSDFGDIDHVSFNFAGDWIAINGEKNRAGSASGMVVLKNSFAAAMLNASLIDKGFNLPRWMLFDNVEDKGMVEERSWNFQRQLVSLSSKAKTPHQIIFTTSKIAPELDGSNFVVGRKYTRAQRSLN